One window from the genome of Blastopirellula retiformator encodes:
- a CDS encoding phosphatase PAP2 family protein, producing MGGESRSQATATDAPQLAGYCETPASDAISMRRVYILSALLFLGGFLALPIDHSVGANFADPGEFAWKIEGDLRTLLLLSETFAHGTGVVVIVIAVAVLDRQNRRLFYVPLLTALGGGMAANLLKVSVVARIRPHSFDFSQSIWETFYAAFPLFNSAAWDHLGQHNYQSWPSAHSATAAALAIAMTRLYPHGRWFFVALTILAGCQRVLVGAHFPSDVVWGWAVGALFAALILDHDRLIHWTDRWTSQVARLWRGKQRA from the coding sequence ATGGGCGGCGAATCCCGATCGCAGGCAACCGCAACCGACGCGCCGCAACTGGCGGGCTATTGCGAGACGCCCGCGTCGGATGCGATTTCGATGCGGCGGGTCTACATCTTGTCGGCCCTATTGTTCTTGGGTGGCTTCCTGGCCTTGCCGATCGACCACTCGGTTGGCGCCAATTTCGCTGACCCCGGCGAGTTCGCCTGGAAGATCGAAGGCGACCTACGAACGCTGCTGCTGTTGAGCGAAACTTTCGCCCATGGAACCGGCGTGGTGGTGATCGTGATCGCTGTGGCGGTGCTCGATCGCCAGAATCGACGGCTCTTCTACGTGCCGCTGCTGACGGCGTTGGGGGGAGGAATGGCCGCCAATCTGCTGAAGGTTTCGGTGGTAGCGCGGATTCGACCCCATTCGTTCGACTTTTCTCAGTCCATATGGGAGACGTTCTACGCGGCGTTTCCCCTGTTCAATTCGGCGGCATGGGACCATTTAGGCCAGCACAACTATCAAAGTTGGCCCTCGGCTCACTCGGCGACTGCGGCCGCTCTGGCGATCGCAATGACGCGACTCTACCCGCATGGTCGTTGGTTTTTCGTCGCGTTGACGATCTTGGCGGGCTGCCAGCGCGTGCTGGTTGGTGCGCATTTTCCGAGCGACGTCGTCTGGGGCTGGGCGGTCGGGGCGCTGTTCGCCGCCCTGATTCTGGATCATGACCGCTTGATCCACTGGACCGATCGCTGGACCAGTCAGGTTGCCCGGCTCTGGCGCGGCAAGCAGCGCGCATAA
- a CDS encoding FKBP-type peptidyl-prolyl cis-trans isomerase: protein MKRVLCLTLALVSFIPAVLRAQEPAAPQGELKTVMEKASYVIGRKFGTDIKTGLPNVDAKALLKGVTDALEGKESELTDEQIQATMAEFQKVMVAEQQKMANADKKKGADFLAENAKKPNVKTTKSGLQYIVEKEGTGASPKPTDDVVCHYKGELIDGTVFDSSYDRGEPARFPVNRVIPGWTEALQLMKAGGKWKLFIPSDLAYGENGSPGAIPPNSVLVFDIELLEVLPAAADK from the coding sequence ATGAAACGCGTCCTATGTTTGACGCTGGCGCTAGTCTCGTTTATTCCGGCCGTACTGCGGGCTCAAGAGCCGGCCGCGCCGCAAGGAGAACTCAAAACTGTGATGGAAAAAGCTTCATACGTTATCGGCCGTAAGTTTGGCACCGATATCAAAACCGGTCTGCCGAATGTCGACGCCAAAGCGCTGCTGAAGGGCGTCACCGATGCGCTGGAAGGCAAAGAGTCGGAACTGACCGACGAGCAAATCCAAGCGACCATGGCCGAATTCCAAAAGGTCATGGTGGCCGAACAACAGAAGATGGCCAACGCCGACAAGAAGAAGGGCGCCGACTTCCTGGCCGAAAACGCCAAGAAGCCGAACGTGAAGACCACCAAGTCGGGTCTGCAGTACATCGTCGAAAAGGAAGGTACCGGCGCTTCCCCGAAACCGACCGACGACGTCGTTTGCCATTACAAAGGCGAACTGATCGACGGAACCGTCTTCGACAGCTCGTACGATCGCGGCGAACCGGCTCGCTTCCCCGTCAACCGCGTTATCCCGGGTTGGACCGAAGCGCTGCAGTTGATGAAGGCTGGCGGCAAATGGAAGCTGTTCATTCCGTCTGACCTGGCCTACGGCGAAAACGGCAGCCCAGGCGCGATTCCGCCGAACTCGGTTCTGGTGTTCGACATCGAACTGCTGGAAGTTCTGCCGGCCGCCGCTGATAAGTAA
- a CDS encoding DUF1570 domain-containing protein — protein sequence MRNLAIYFAAWTLPLLLGYETLSAQGLKVPNPRAFGLDLPPGLVSHDLTGSVEVRDEQGEPAIGRIHVVIGSNMVVELPDGTLVTRGVTEARRSDVPFRGIDKKTLAKRMEAKFPGFRTRTSRHYVFVYNTSDEFAEATMRILESMIPGMLKHAKAQRIDVHEPDVPLVAIMFATESEYKQFAELPDGVVAFYDTLANHVVMYERPSDPPLKQDLYYKQAISTIAHEGAHQILHNIGVQQRLSRWPMWISEGIAEYYAPTEFGTRMKWKGAGDINDMRMFELESYIKGKDAEQADGEMVEQTVKAARLTSTGYASAWGLTHYLASQRRSDFNELMRQLSAIRPLEGSVNVTTGGVILSNKEDFSKHFGDDLSEVEKGMIAHLKSQQYNHPFAEFAHFAATVRIVSGGKAYGTANVFHAQDLASQWQTQQLRKLTPEQRAGAQMEIRLFPNRGAAERFASQWLRTVQ from the coding sequence ATGAGAAATCTTGCGATCTACTTCGCCGCTTGGACGCTCCCCCTGCTGTTGGGGTACGAGACTCTCTCAGCCCAAGGGTTGAAGGTGCCCAATCCGCGCGCGTTCGGTCTCGATCTTCCGCCCGGACTCGTTTCCCACGATCTGACCGGCAGCGTTGAGGTCCGCGACGAACAAGGAGAGCCGGCGATCGGGCGAATCCACGTCGTGATCGGCAGCAACATGGTGGTCGAGTTGCCCGATGGGACGTTAGTTACCCGCGGCGTGACCGAGGCTCGCCGCAGCGACGTTCCCTTCCGAGGGATCGACAAGAAGACGCTCGCCAAGCGAATGGAAGCCAAGTTCCCTGGCTTTCGCACCCGCACCAGTCGCCATTACGTGTTCGTCTACAACACCAGCGATGAATTCGCCGAAGCGACGATGCGAATCTTGGAATCGATGATTCCGGGCATGCTCAAACATGCCAAAGCGCAGCGAATTGACGTGCATGAGCCCGATGTCCCGCTGGTCGCGATCATGTTTGCGACCGAGTCGGAATACAAGCAATTTGCCGAGCTGCCCGACGGCGTCGTCGCTTTTTACGACACGCTGGCCAACCATGTCGTCATGTACGAACGCCCGTCCGATCCGCCGCTGAAACAAGACCTCTATTACAAACAGGCGATCTCCACGATCGCCCATGAAGGCGCCCACCAGATCTTGCACAACATCGGCGTCCAACAGCGTCTGTCGCGGTGGCCGATGTGGATCTCGGAAGGAATCGCCGAATACTACGCTCCCACCGAGTTTGGAACCCGCATGAAGTGGAAAGGCGCCGGCGACATCAACGACATGCGGATGTTCGAGCTGGAGTCGTACATTAAGGGAAAAGATGCCGAGCAGGCCGACGGCGAGATGGTTGAGCAAACGGTCAAGGCAGCGCGGCTGACGTCAACCGGCTACGCTTCGGCGTGGGGGTTGACCCACTATCTGGCCTCGCAGCGAAGGTCTGACTTCAACGAGCTGATGCGGCAGCTGAGCGCGATTCGGCCGCTGGAAGGCTCGGTCAATGTCACAACCGGAGGGGTAATTCTTTCGAACAAGGAAGATTTCTCGAAGCATTTCGGCGACGATTTAAGCGAAGTCGAAAAGGGAATGATCGCGCATCTCAAGTCACAACAATACAACCACCCATTTGCCGAGTTTGCCCATTTTGCCGCGACTGTGCGTATCGTTTCGGGGGGCAAGGCCTATGGTACCGCCAATGTTTTTCATGCCCAAGACCTTGCCTCGCAGTGGCAAACGCAACAATTGAGAAAGCTGACCCCCGAGCAGCGGGCAGGCGCTCAAATGGAGATTCGTCTCTTCCCCAACCGCGGCGCGGCCGAGCGATTTGCTTCGCAATGGCTGCGAACCGTGCAATAG
- a CDS encoding secretin N-terminal domain-containing protein, producing MQTTMVWNFPFRFGGLLLATLVSFSLFLTSLSAADPDFVGVLAYALDKDTAEKLKIDAETHDKLKTLIADREDKALELALSIRDLPKEEQAAKLAPFVAESEKIGFALLTPEQQAGLKQFAVKASGLKSLETPEIADALKLTDDQKAEVARLASKIDAAQAAGAPAVEAAQREFERDARKVLSPSQQAGWDHLAGLVGAPGDPLPEVTPPGGEAKPEVTAIPDENAAAPKMVAAPEAKASPSDKPAEKPQQEVGANGEPLLRFSFRYAPWRDVLDWFAEQADLSMVMDAPPSGTFNYTDGRAYTPAEAIDLLNSVLLTKGYTLVRREKMLLVINLEDGIPPNLVTNVPAEKLDDRGEYELVSTLFTLSRMTAEEAEAEISKLIGPQGQVVVLPKSKQIYVTETAGRLRTIRNVINAVERPVSEQVHIVALKHVGPEEALTVVRQLLDLPEEANGTDDGTLRIAVDALGGRLFVSGEPELTARVQEILKMVDQPGGATEISEQPQLEVYAVGASQPQTVLQVMQTLLAGLPEVRLAIDENTGNLVALAKPSQHATIRATLDQMQRDSKKISVIQLQTVDPQLAVLSIAKLFGSTGETPNPSAPVVDADPINGMLLVRGTQDQLDQINELLKQMGEDPESALASALDRGRVRTLSLSGATTTQILDELEMIWPTVSSARIRVVRPSAPPIRAVGPTEESPEDAEFRDNLRLLFPPSNSTTTPREDESARFQNTPFRFVSETTAATEEDAETSPTAADDQEATSAPKKPAEIIIMPGPGGIVIASDDTEALDQLEELIQMLGDRIATSGADYTVFYLKHAPADVAADLLSRILTGQAASGGDSGGGLLGDMASSMLGGGGGLMGSLLGLGGSGGGMSYTASGSFSVVADGRLNALVVKGTPTDVQVIEQLLKIIDQPHSPEDVQTKAKPRMIPVLYQPANDVLTVVKQVYADRIADSGGGGQQRGPSPEDFMRALAGRGGRGGGPGGPGGGAQSEPAKMTIGVDARSNSLIVSAPDPLFEEVSLLVEQLDQATTESQETMQVVNIRKSNPATVQNALKSILGANVISNSSSSDSSSSTSSNSSSQQPSQADADAMRRRMEMFNRIRGAMEQQRGGGRGGPGGGGPGGGGPGGGGRGGGGGGGPGGGRGGR from the coding sequence ATGCAAACCACGATGGTCTGGAACTTCCCCTTTCGATTCGGCGGGCTGCTGCTGGCGACGCTCGTCTCCTTTTCCCTCTTTCTAACGTCTTTGTCGGCGGCTGACCCTGATTTTGTTGGGGTGTTGGCCTATGCGCTAGACAAGGATACGGCGGAAAAGCTGAAAATTGACGCCGAAACCCACGACAAGCTGAAAACGCTGATCGCGGATCGCGAGGACAAGGCCTTGGAATTGGCCCTCTCGATTCGTGACCTGCCAAAGGAAGAGCAAGCCGCCAAGCTGGCGCCGTTTGTCGCCGAGTCCGAAAAAATCGGCTTCGCCCTGCTTACGCCGGAGCAACAAGCCGGTCTGAAACAGTTTGCCGTCAAAGCATCTGGCCTGAAGTCGCTTGAGACGCCCGAGATTGCGGACGCCCTCAAACTGACCGACGACCAGAAAGCGGAAGTTGCTCGGCTGGCCAGCAAGATTGACGCCGCTCAAGCGGCGGGCGCTCCGGCGGTGGAAGCGGCTCAGCGAGAATTTGAACGCGACGCTCGCAAGGTTCTCAGTCCTTCGCAGCAAGCAGGCTGGGATCACTTGGCCGGTTTGGTCGGCGCACCCGGCGACCCGTTGCCGGAAGTGACTCCGCCCGGCGGTGAAGCGAAACCCGAGGTGACGGCGATTCCGGACGAAAACGCCGCGGCGCCGAAAATGGTCGCCGCCCCCGAGGCAAAGGCTTCCCCCAGCGACAAGCCGGCCGAAAAACCGCAACAAGAGGTTGGCGCCAACGGCGAACCGCTGCTCCGTTTCAGCTTCCGTTACGCCCCGTGGCGCGATGTGCTCGACTGGTTTGCCGAACAGGCCGACCTGTCGATGGTGATGGACGCTCCCCCGTCGGGCACCTTCAACTACACCGACGGCCGCGCTTACACGCCGGCCGAAGCGATCGATTTGCTCAATAGCGTCTTGCTGACCAAAGGCTATACGCTGGTCCGTCGCGAGAAAATGTTGCTGGTGATCAACCTGGAAGATGGCATCCCGCCGAATTTGGTCACCAACGTTCCGGCCGAGAAGCTGGATGACCGGGGCGAGTACGAACTGGTCAGCACCCTCTTCACGCTAAGCCGGATGACGGCCGAAGAAGCGGAAGCCGAAATCTCGAAGCTGATCGGTCCGCAGGGACAGGTCGTCGTGCTGCCAAAATCGAAACAGATTTACGTCACCGAAACGGCGGGACGTTTGCGGACGATTCGTAACGTGATCAACGCCGTCGAGCGTCCCGTGAGCGAACAGGTGCACATCGTCGCGCTGAAGCACGTCGGTCCGGAAGAAGCGTTGACGGTCGTTCGCCAACTGCTGGACTTGCCCGAAGAGGCGAACGGCACCGACGACGGTACGCTGCGGATCGCGGTCGACGCGCTCGGTGGCCGATTGTTCGTCAGCGGCGAGCCCGAACTCACCGCGCGGGTGCAAGAAATCTTGAAGATGGTTGATCAGCCCGGTGGCGCGACCGAGATCAGCGAACAGCCCCAATTGGAAGTTTACGCCGTCGGCGCTTCGCAGCCGCAAACGGTGCTCCAGGTCATGCAAACTCTGCTGGCCGGTTTGCCGGAAGTGCGTCTGGCGATTGATGAGAACACCGGCAACCTGGTGGCGCTGGCCAAGCCGTCGCAACATGCGACGATTCGGGCGACGCTTGACCAGATGCAGCGCGACTCGAAGAAGATCTCGGTCATTCAACTGCAAACGGTCGATCCGCAACTGGCCGTCCTGTCGATCGCCAAGTTGTTCGGCAGCACGGGCGAAACGCCGAATCCGAGCGCTCCGGTCGTCGACGCCGATCCGATCAACGGCATGTTGCTGGTTCGCGGTACGCAAGATCAGCTCGATCAGATTAACGAACTGCTGAAGCAGATGGGCGAAGATCCCGAATCTGCCCTGGCGTCAGCGCTCGATCGTGGTCGCGTCCGGACGTTGTCGCTATCGGGCGCAACGACGACGCAAATTCTGGACGAACTGGAGATGATCTGGCCGACGGTCAGCAGCGCGCGGATTCGAGTCGTTCGCCCCTCGGCCCCGCCGATTCGCGCCGTTGGTCCGACCGAAGAATCGCCAGAGGACGCGGAGTTTCGCGATAACTTGCGACTCCTCTTCCCCCCTTCCAACTCAACGACGACGCCCCGCGAGGACGAGTCGGCTCGTTTCCAGAATACGCCCTTTCGTTTCGTGAGCGAAACGACGGCTGCGACCGAAGAGGATGCGGAAACGTCGCCAACCGCGGCTGATGATCAAGAAGCGACCAGTGCGCCGAAGAAGCCGGCCGAGATTATTATCATGCCCGGCCCCGGCGGGATTGTGATCGCGTCGGACGACACCGAGGCGCTCGATCAGTTGGAAGAGTTGATTCAGATGCTCGGCGATCGCATCGCCACCAGCGGCGCCGACTATACCGTCTTCTACTTGAAGCATGCCCCGGCCGATGTGGCGGCTGATTTGCTGTCGCGCATCTTAACCGGTCAAGCCGCCTCGGGCGGCGATAGCGGCGGCGGGCTGCTCGGAGACATGGCCTCGAGCATGCTTGGCGGCGGTGGCGGTTTGATGGGATCACTGCTGGGACTCGGCGGCTCGGGTGGCGGGATGAGCTATACCGCGTCGGGAAGCTTCTCGGTCGTCGCCGATGGACGTCTCAACGCGCTGGTCGTCAAAGGGACGCCGACCGACGTGCAGGTGATCGAACAATTGCTCAAGATAATCGACCAGCCCCATAGCCCAGAAGATGTCCAAACCAAGGCGAAGCCGCGGATGATCCCGGTTCTGTATCAACCGGCCAATGACGTGTTGACCGTCGTGAAGCAGGTTTACGCCGATCGGATTGCCGATTCCGGCGGTGGCGGCCAACAGCGCGGTCCGAGTCCGGAAGATTTCATGCGTGCACTCGCCGGTCGTGGAGGCCGCGGAGGCGGCCCAGGCGGCCCAGGCGGTGGCGCGCAAAGCGAGCCGGCCAAAATGACTATCGGGGTCGATGCTCGCAGCAACTCGCTGATCGTTTCGGCGCCCGATCCGTTGTTTGAAGAAGTGAGCCTGTTGGTCGAACAGCTCGATCAGGCGACCACCGAATCACAAGAGACGATGCAGGTGGTCAATATTCGAAAGTCGAATCCGGCGACGGTCCAAAACGCCTTGAAGTCGATTCTCGGCGCCAACGTTATCTCGAACTCCTCGTCCAGCGACAGCAGCAGTTCGACGAGCTCGAACAGTTCGTCGCAACAGCCCAGCCAGGCCGACGCTGATGCGATGCGTCGCCGGATGGAGATGTTCAATCGGATCCGCGGCGCCATGGAGCAACAGCGCGGCGGCGGTCGTGGCGGTCCCGGCGGAGGCGGTCCCGGCGGAGGCGGTCCCGGCGGAGGTGGTCGCGGCGGAGGTGGTGGAGGGGGACCCGGCGGTGGGCGTGGCGGCCGTTAG
- a CDS encoding hydrolase, with translation MNASTDSSGYFRSPLLMSQSDTALLMIDLQQRLVPVIEDSETIVENVERLFLTAQMFDMPILGTEQYPKGLGPTVEPLKSMLPPLPEKLTFSACGVEGLLKELPKRAIHKLLLVGVETHVCVQQTALDLIAAGFDVYIAVDAVGSRFALEKEVALRRMENAGAVLTTTEAAMFEWCQAAGGEHFKELTRLVRKKHAD, from the coding sequence ATGAACGCGTCGACCGACTCTTCCGGCTACTTCCGCAGCCCGCTGCTGATGTCGCAAAGCGACACCGCTCTACTGATGATTGATTTGCAGCAACGTCTGGTTCCGGTGATCGAAGATTCCGAAACAATCGTCGAGAACGTCGAACGACTTTTCCTGACGGCGCAGATGTTCGACATGCCGATTCTGGGAACCGAACAGTACCCGAAGGGACTTGGCCCCACGGTCGAGCCCCTCAAGTCGATGCTGCCGCCGCTGCCCGAGAAGCTAACCTTTAGCGCCTGCGGCGTCGAGGGATTGCTGAAGGAGTTGCCGAAGCGGGCCATCCATAAGCTTTTGCTGGTCGGCGTCGAGACGCACGTCTGCGTTCAGCAAACGGCGCTCGATCTGATTGCCGCCGGCTTTGACGTCTATATCGCCGTCGACGCCGTCGGGTCCCGATTTGCGCTGGAAAAAGAAGTCGCCCTACGGCGGATGGAAAATGCTGGCGCCGTGCTGACGACGACCGAAGCGGCGATGTTCGAATGGTGCCAGGCCGCCGGCGGAGAGCATTTCAAGGAATTGACCCGACTGGTGCGAAAGAAGCACGCGGATTAG
- the hslV gene encoding ATP-dependent protease subunit HslV has protein sequence MKIRSTTILTVRHNGRVAIGGDGQVTMNSSVMKSDAHKIRPLLGGKVICGFAGSTADAFSLLERFEGKLKDYPNNVPKAATELAKEWRTDRAMRRLEALMTVISKEHTLLVSGTGDVIAPTDGVLGIGSGGDYAVAAARALVRHSSLSADEIVQSSLEIAAGIDIYTNDNILVETMECPS, from the coding sequence ATGAAAATACGTTCTACCACGATCTTGACCGTGCGGCACAACGGCCGCGTGGCGATCGGCGGCGATGGTCAAGTTACCATGAATTCGTCGGTCATGAAATCCGACGCGCACAAGATTCGTCCCCTGCTGGGCGGGAAGGTAATCTGCGGATTCGCCGGCTCGACCGCAGATGCGTTTTCTCTGCTTGAACGTTTTGAAGGGAAGCTGAAAGATTACCCCAACAACGTCCCCAAGGCGGCGACCGAACTGGCCAAGGAATGGCGAACCGACCGGGCGATGCGACGGCTCGAGGCGTTGATGACCGTGATCAGCAAAGAACATACCTTGTTGGTCAGCGGGACCGGCGACGTGATCGCGCCGACCGATGGCGTGCTGGGGATTGGTTCTGGCGGCGACTATGCGGTCGCCGCGGCGCGGGCCTTGGTGCGGCACAGCTCACTCTCGGCAGATGAAATTGTCCAGTCGTCGCTGGAGATCGCCGCGGGAATCGACATCTACACCAACGACAATATCCTCGTCGAAACCATGGAGTGCCCATCGTGA
- the hslU gene encoding ATP-dependent protease ATPase subunit HslU yields the protein MSTASKEMTPREIVAALDQNIVGQADAKRAVAVAVRNRWRRKQLPEELQNEIAPKNILMMGPTGVGKTEIARRLAKLTGAPFLKLEATKYTEVGYYGRDVESMVRELVETSIAMVRERERKNVEKDATARVEERLLDLLVPRPVSYEMASEEEDATDHYERTRERFRGMLRGGELEQRKVELTIEQKSGPMMIGGMGLEQMDVDLQGMFEKILPKNSTRREMTITEARKVLLEQESESLLDKEAISQAAIELAENLGIIFLDEIDKIIATDGKGADVSRQGVQRDLLPIVEGTTVQTKHGYVSTDHVLFIAAGAFHKTSPSELMPELQGRFPIRVELNDLTKEDFVRILTEPNASLTMQYQSLLETEGLKITFTDDALEELASFAFHVNQTTQNIGARRLYTIMERLLEELSFDASDRKEKKVTIDADYVRERLTKVSQDEDLSRFIL from the coding sequence GTGAGTACCGCGTCCAAAGAGATGACCCCACGCGAAATCGTAGCGGCGCTTGATCAGAACATCGTCGGTCAGGCCGACGCGAAACGGGCGGTGGCCGTAGCCGTTCGCAATCGCTGGCGCCGCAAGCAACTGCCAGAGGAACTGCAGAACGAGATCGCGCCCAAGAACATCTTGATGATGGGACCAACCGGCGTCGGCAAGACCGAGATCGCCCGGCGTCTGGCGAAGCTGACCGGAGCGCCGTTTTTGAAGCTGGAAGCGACTAAGTACACCGAAGTCGGCTATTACGGCCGCGACGTCGAGAGCATGGTCCGCGAACTAGTCGAAACCTCGATCGCGATGGTTCGTGAACGAGAACGCAAGAACGTCGAGAAGGACGCAACCGCTCGCGTCGAAGAACGCTTGCTCGATTTGCTGGTCCCCCGCCCTGTTTCGTACGAGATGGCGAGCGAAGAAGAAGACGCGACCGATCACTACGAGCGAACGCGCGAACGGTTCCGCGGCATGCTGCGTGGCGGTGAACTGGAGCAGCGGAAGGTTGAGTTGACGATCGAGCAAAAGTCGGGGCCGATGATGATCGGCGGGATGGGGCTCGAGCAAATGGACGTCGACCTGCAGGGGATGTTCGAAAAGATCCTGCCCAAGAATTCGACCCGTCGCGAGATGACGATCACCGAGGCCCGCAAGGTTTTGCTGGAGCAGGAAAGCGAAAGCCTGCTCGACAAAGAGGCGATCAGTCAGGCGGCGATCGAACTGGCCGAAAATCTGGGCATCATCTTCCTGGACGAGATCGACAAGATTATCGCCACCGACGGCAAAGGCGCCGATGTTTCGCGGCAAGGCGTGCAGCGCGACTTGCTGCCGATTGTCGAAGGGACGACGGTACAAACCAAGCATGGTTACGTCTCAACCGATCACGTGCTGTTTATCGCCGCCGGCGCATTTCATAAGACCAGCCCGAGCGAATTAATGCCGGAACTGCAAGGGCGGTTTCCGATTCGCGTCGAACTGAACGATTTGACGAAGGAAGACTTCGTCCGAATTTTGACCGAGCCGAACGCCTCGCTGACGATGCAGTACCAGTCGCTGCTGGAAACGGAAGGCCTGAAGATCACCTTCACCGACGACGCGCTCGAGGAATTGGCGTCGTTCGCCTTTCACGTCAATCAAACGACGCAAAACATCGGCGCTCGCCGGCTCTATACGATTATGGAACGTTTGCTTGAAGAACTCAGCTTCGACGCGTCGGATCGCAAAGAGAAAAAGGTGACGATCGACGCCGATTACGTTCGTGAGCGGTTGACCAAGGTTTCGCAGGACGAAGACCTGAGCCGGTTTATCCTATGA
- the modA gene encoding molybdate ABC transporter substrate-binding protein, which translates to MSGVGRWAMGGASCLIMGLLCSCGPVIDSARQPRRITVLAAASLTDAIEQVADAWSRQSGNVARISVGPSNALSQQILAGAPADVYLSANERWADVLVEQGRVEKQVPLLSNRLVWIIPHENHAGIASPDEITTKATRVALAGENVPAGIYADQALRTAGLLDQFEGRIVRGNDVRTTLAYVARGEVDAGIVYATDAAATDQVVTLAELDPESYDAIRYPAMVLKGADEGAEAFFDFLQSPTASEIFQRHHFVVLTAQVGEIDDAR; encoded by the coding sequence ATGAGCGGAGTCGGTCGTTGGGCGATGGGCGGCGCGTCGTGCCTGATTATGGGCTTGCTCTGCAGTTGCGGGCCAGTCATCGACTCGGCCCGTCAGCCGCGGAGGATCACCGTCTTGGCGGCCGCCAGTTTGACCGACGCGATCGAACAAGTAGCCGATGCCTGGTCGCGGCAGTCAGGCAACGTCGCTCGGATTAGCGTCGGTCCCTCCAACGCCCTCTCTCAACAAATCTTGGCGGGAGCGCCGGCTGACGTCTATCTCTCGGCTAACGAGAGGTGGGCCGACGTGTTAGTCGAGCAAGGACGTGTGGAAAAACAGGTTCCGCTTCTTTCCAATCGATTAGTCTGGATTATCCCGCATGAAAATCACGCAGGCATCGCCAGTCCCGATGAGATAACGACCAAGGCGACTCGCGTCGCGCTGGCAGGCGAAAACGTGCCGGCCGGGATCTACGCCGATCAGGCGCTGCGAACCGCGGGCCTACTCGATCAGTTCGAGGGACGCATCGTCCGCGGCAATGACGTCCGTACGACATTGGCCTACGTCGCGCGAGGAGAAGTCGACGCGGGGATCGTCTACGCGACCGACGCGGCGGCGACGGACCAAGTCGTTACGTTGGCGGAGCTCGATCCGGAAAGCTACGATGCGATTCGCTATCCGGCGATGGTGCTGAAAGGGGCTGACGAGGGCGCCGAAGCGTTCTTCGACTTCCTGCAATCGCCGACGGCAAGCGAAATCTTCCAGCGTCACCATTTCGTTGTGCTGACAGCTCAAGTCGGAGAGATTGATGACGCCCGCTGA
- the modB gene encoding molybdate ABC transporter permease subunit: MTPAEFSAIAVSLQVALAAVFCSLPLGIAAGWLLARKRFPGKLLVETCVNLPLVMPPVVTGYLLLIAFGRQGPLGGWLERWFGVQLVFDWKGAALAAAVVSFPLLVRSIRSAIAGVDVRLEDAARTLGAGPWDLFFSVTLPLARRGVIAGAVLAFARALGEFGATIMIAGNIAGETRTIPLMIYSELETPGGEGQITLLILASILISAAALLVSEYLERRVEPAAR, translated from the coding sequence ATGACGCCCGCTGAGTTTAGCGCGATCGCCGTCAGCCTGCAGGTAGCGCTGGCCGCCGTATTTTGCAGTTTGCCGCTGGGTATCGCGGCTGGTTGGCTGCTGGCGCGAAAGCGATTTCCGGGCAAGCTGTTGGTGGAGACCTGCGTCAACTTGCCGTTAGTAATGCCGCCGGTGGTGACTGGCTATTTGCTGTTGATCGCTTTTGGGCGGCAGGGCCCGTTGGGCGGTTGGCTCGAGCGTTGGTTCGGCGTGCAATTGGTGTTCGACTGGAAAGGAGCGGCTTTGGCGGCGGCCGTCGTTTCGTTTCCGCTACTGGTCCGTTCCATTCGTTCCGCGATCGCCGGCGTGGACGTACGTTTAGAAGATGCGGCGCGAACGCTGGGCGCTGGACCATGGGACCTGTTCTTTAGCGTTACCTTGCCGCTGGCGCGACGCGGCGTCATCGCTGGCGCTGTGTTGGCGTTCGCCAGAGCGCTCGGTGAATTCGGCGCGACGATCATGATCGCGGGCAATATCGCCGGCGAAACGCGAACGATCCCGCTGATGATCTACAGCGAACTGGAAACGCCGGGTGGCGAGGGGCAGATCACGCTGCTGATCCTCGCCTCGATATTGATTTCGGCCGCCGCGCTGTTGGTCAGCGAATACCTGGAGCGCCGCGTCGAGCCCGCCGCCCGTTGA